One genomic region from Halobacteriovorax vibrionivorans encodes:
- a CDS encoding ABC-F family ATP-binding cassette domain-containing protein, with translation MIQLVNVTKSFGGRTLFEEVTFSLGSGEIIGLVGRNGTGKSTLFKIITGVEPYDSGDVKIPKSYKIGTLDQHIHFTHKSVVDECMSALGPEFKYETYRAEKLLTGLGFSDEDFEKDPQSFSGGYQIRINLVKTLLTEPNCLLLDEPTNYLDIVSLQWLRSFLKSFNGEVILITHDRSFMDSVTTHTMGVHRGKLRKIKGQTKKYYEQLEQDEIVYEQTRINQEKKIKHMMDYVDKYRVSARGASQAQSRLKAIEKMQDMQQLDKIADLDFSFNHTPCPGKQIMKVKNLSFGYTEENLFSGVTFEVDREDRIGIIGKNGKGKSTLLNVLSHELKERTGEIWEHPSLALGHFGQTNVQRLHPENSITQEIQEVNTDLNITRVKAIAGTMLFTGEDSDKKISVLSGGEKARVMLGKILAQKTNLLFLDEPTNHLDMESIDSLGEAINEYDGACLIVTHNEDLLRSCVNKLVIFRQDGAEFFEGTYDEFLEKIGWEETPQTKKEKKAVEKEKKPEKTQETSSGNKYREEEVMAQIETLEKYQSVLEEKIQNASAAGDTDAITSAGHELELVNAKIDELLELL, from the coding sequence ATGATTCAGCTTGTAAATGTAACTAAATCTTTTGGTGGCCGAACGCTTTTTGAAGAAGTGACGTTTTCTCTTGGAAGTGGTGAAATAATCGGCCTAGTTGGTAGAAATGGAACAGGTAAATCGACTTTGTTTAAAATCATCACTGGCGTCGAGCCCTATGATAGTGGTGATGTGAAGATACCAAAGTCTTATAAAATCGGTACCTTAGATCAGCATATTCACTTCACTCACAAAAGTGTTGTGGATGAGTGTATGTCTGCTTTAGGCCCAGAGTTTAAATATGAGACTTATCGAGCGGAGAAATTACTTACAGGGCTTGGTTTTTCAGATGAAGATTTTGAAAAAGATCCCCAAAGTTTTTCCGGTGGATACCAGATTCGTATCAATTTAGTGAAAACTTTATTAACTGAACCCAATTGTTTGCTCTTAGATGAGCCTACAAATTACCTCGATATTGTCTCCCTCCAATGGCTAAGGTCATTTCTCAAGTCTTTTAACGGAGAAGTTATTCTCATCACTCACGACCGTTCATTTATGGATTCAGTGACAACACATACGATGGGTGTTCATCGTGGAAAGCTTCGAAAAATAAAAGGTCAAACAAAGAAATATTATGAGCAATTGGAACAAGATGAAATTGTTTACGAGCAAACACGTATAAATCAAGAAAAGAAGATAAAGCATATGATGGATTACGTGGATAAATACCGCGTAAGTGCAAGGGGTGCTTCTCAGGCCCAGTCTCGACTTAAGGCCATTGAGAAAATGCAGGATATGCAGCAACTTGATAAGATCGCTGATTTAGACTTTTCTTTTAATCATACTCCATGTCCTGGAAAGCAGATTATGAAAGTTAAGAATCTAAGTTTCGGCTACACTGAAGAGAACTTATTTTCAGGTGTGACTTTTGAAGTCGATCGTGAAGATCGTATTGGAATTATTGGAAAAAATGGAAAAGGGAAGTCGACACTATTAAATGTTTTATCCCACGAGCTAAAGGAGCGCACAGGAGAGATTTGGGAGCATCCAAGTCTTGCTCTAGGTCACTTTGGTCAAACTAATGTCCAAAGGCTACATCCTGAAAATTCAATTACTCAAGAGATTCAGGAAGTAAATACTGATCTAAATATCACTAGAGTAAAAGCAATTGCGGGAACAATGCTATTTACTGGAGAGGATTCTGATAAGAAGATTTCTGTTTTATCAGGGGGAGAAAAGGCCAGAGTAATGCTTGGGAAGATCTTGGCCCAGAAAACGAACCTGCTCTTTTTAGATGAGCCAACAAATCACTTGGATATGGAGAGTATTGACTCTCTAGGTGAAGCTATTAATGAATACGACGGCGCATGTCTGATCGTAACCCATAATGAGGATCTACTTAGGTCATGTGTAAATAAGCTTGTTATTTTTAGACAGGATGGGGCGGAGTTCTTTGAAGGTACATACGATGAATTCTTAGAAAAGATTGGATGGGAGGAAACTCCTCAGACAAAGAAAGAAAAGAAGGCCGTTGAAAAAGAGAAAAAGCCAGAAAAAACACAAGAGACTTCTAGCGGAAATAAGTATCGCGAGGAAGAAGTTATGGCCCAGATTGAAACTCTAGAGAAGTATCAATCTGTGTTAGAAGAAAAGATTCAAAATGCTTCAGCAGCAGGTGATACCGATGCAATAACTAGCGCGGGCCATGAGCTCGAGCTAGTTAATGCAAAAATAGATGAATTATTAGAATTATTGTAA
- the typA gene encoding translational GTPase TypA has product MSQFEKLKNIAVVAHVDHGKTTMVDEILKQSNTFEERAEIVERVMDSGEIEKERGITITAKNCSFFYKDTKINLLDTPGHADFGGEVERSLMMVDGVLLLVDASEGPLPQTRFVLRKALSRGLKVAVIINKVDRPDQRIDEVRGECEDLLLEIATELEVEDFDIDIPFIYASAKNGWAAMEPGVVREDMIPVLDFMVSDYFPEPKQDIEAPLQLLVSNLTYSKFLGQQFVGRIHQGKIVKNQQFTCIGADKSKNFKVSNIQTYSGLQTVEVNEAHAGEIVICAGIEEVHIGDTITPTTDQNPLERIEVEPPTVAVNVSVSTSPMSGQEGEYLTSRKLEEFLQDACRLNVALKYEATDDAKVYKLKGRGELQIAIVFEELRRKGFELMVSRPEVLFQEIDGEKHEPYELAVLDVPDDFTGVVTEKLSIRKGIMSSMMPIGEGRTRIEFEIPSRGLIGYRGAFMTDTRGEGILSTEFLGYRPYAGDMLARQNGAIISDRAGKVTGYAIFNLLNNGEFFVEPGDMVYEGMVIGESKKENDANVNICRGKQLTSVRTAGKDENIILPPVRPRTLEWALDWIDNDEWVEITPQNVRIRKKELAANKRSVVRKEKK; this is encoded by the coding sequence ATGAGTCAATTTGAGAAATTAAAAAATATCGCAGTAGTTGCGCACGTTGACCACGGTAAAACGACGATGGTTGATGAAATCTTAAAACAATCAAACACTTTTGAAGAAAGAGCTGAGATTGTAGAAAGAGTTATGGACTCTGGTGAAATCGAAAAAGAGCGTGGGATTACGATCACTGCAAAAAACTGTTCTTTCTTTTATAAAGATACAAAGATTAACCTACTTGATACTCCAGGCCACGCGGACTTTGGTGGTGAAGTAGAAAGATCTCTTATGATGGTTGATGGTGTACTTCTTCTCGTTGATGCTTCAGAAGGTCCTCTTCCACAAACTCGTTTCGTACTAAGAAAAGCGCTTTCTCGTGGTCTTAAGGTTGCAGTTATTATTAATAAGGTTGACCGTCCAGATCAAAGAATTGATGAAGTTAGAGGTGAATGTGAAGACCTACTACTTGAGATTGCAACAGAGCTAGAAGTTGAAGACTTTGATATTGATATTCCATTCATTTATGCATCAGCTAAAAATGGTTGGGCAGCAATGGAGCCAGGAGTTGTTCGCGAAGATATGATTCCTGTTCTAGACTTCATGGTTTCGGATTACTTCCCAGAACCAAAACAAGACATCGAAGCTCCACTGCAACTTCTTGTATCAAACCTTACATATTCTAAATTCCTAGGACAACAATTCGTAGGGCGTATTCACCAAGGAAAGATTGTTAAGAACCAACAATTTACTTGTATTGGTGCTGACAAATCAAAGAACTTTAAAGTTTCAAATATCCAAACTTATTCAGGACTTCAAACTGTAGAGGTTAACGAAGCTCATGCAGGTGAGATTGTAATCTGTGCTGGTATTGAAGAAGTTCATATTGGAGATACAATCACTCCAACAACTGATCAAAATCCACTAGAGAGAATTGAAGTTGAACCACCAACAGTTGCTGTTAACGTTTCCGTTTCAACATCTCCAATGAGTGGTCAAGAAGGTGAATACCTTACTTCAAGAAAGCTTGAAGAATTCTTACAAGATGCTTGTCGTCTAAATGTTGCTCTTAAATATGAAGCAACTGACGATGCAAAAGTATATAAGCTAAAAGGACGTGGAGAGCTTCAAATCGCTATCGTTTTTGAAGAGCTTAGACGTAAAGGATTTGAGCTAATGGTTTCAAGACCAGAAGTACTTTTCCAAGAAATAGATGGTGAGAAACATGAGCCGTATGAACTTGCTGTTCTTGATGTTCCTGATGATTTCACAGGTGTTGTAACAGAGAAGCTTTCAATTAGAAAAGGGATCATGTCTTCAATGATGCCAATTGGTGAAGGTCGTACAAGAATTGAATTTGAAATTCCATCACGTGGTCTAATTGGTTACCGTGGTGCTTTCATGACAGATACTCGTGGTGAAGGAATCCTTTCTACTGAATTTCTAGGTTACCGTCCATACGCTGGTGATATGCTTGCTCGTCAAAATGGTGCAATCATCTCAGATAGAGCTGGTAAGGTTACTGGATACGCAATCTTTAACCTACTCAACAATGGTGAGTTCTTTGTTGAACCTGGTGATATGGTTTACGAAGGAATGGTTATTGGTGAGAGCAAGAAAGAAAACGACGCTAACGTAAATATCTGTCGTGGTAAGCAACTTACATCAGTTCGTACAGCAGGTAAGGATGAAAATATTATTCTTCCTCCAGTAAGACCTAGAACTCTTGAGTGGGCCCTAGACTGGATTGATAATGATGAATGGGTTGAGATTACTCCTCAAAATGTTCGTATCAGAAAGAAAGAACTTGCTGCAAATAAGCGTTCTGTAGTTAGAAAAGAAAAGAAATAA
- a CDS encoding response regulator — protein MSRLSRLKKPHVTIVDDDSDNLENYQDLLEDDFDLQLIQRPLELLTFLNTNKTDIMVLDLHMPELNGFELYEKARLLAKEDSCYFLNR, from the coding sequence ATGTCTAGATTAAGCCGATTAAAGAAACCACATGTAACTATTGTCGACGATGACTCTGATAACTTAGAAAATTATCAAGACCTTTTGGAAGATGATTTTGATCTACAGTTAATTCAAAGACCTCTCGAACTACTTACTTTTCTAAACACTAACAAAACTGACATTATGGTTCTTGACCTTCATATGCCAGAACTAAATGGTTTTGAACTTTACGAAAAAGCGCGACTTCTTGCCAAAGAAGACTCCTGTTATTTTCTTAACAGGTGA
- a CDS encoding response regulator transcription factor, with protein sequence MNFTKKRDFLPKKTPVIFLTGDPSEEACVKGLQIGAEDFIVKPVTINELIARIKNKVEAKKNRHRRKKKNEIRFEEQGFNIDLDQQLVYLNEKEVKLTSTEYKIITLLASNPSKVFPKEHISQVVWAESNNNAQNIDTHLSNLRRKLKPFSEYIKTIKSRGVLLRL encoded by the coding sequence TTGAACTTTACGAAAAAGCGCGACTTCTTGCCAAAGAAGACTCCTGTTATTTTCTTAACAGGTGACCCATCAGAAGAAGCTTGTGTTAAGGGCCTTCAAATTGGAGCAGAGGACTTTATTGTAAAACCTGTAACGATCAATGAGTTAATTGCTCGTATCAAAAATAAAGTTGAAGCAAAGAAGAATCGTCACCGTCGTAAAAAGAAGAATGAAATTAGATTTGAAGAGCAAGGCTTTAATATCGATCTTGACCAGCAATTAGTGTATCTAAATGAAAAAGAAGTTAAACTGACTTCAACAGAATATAAGATTATTACGCTATTGGCTTCTAATCCAAGTAAAGTTTTTCCAAAAGAGCATATCTCTCAAGTCGTTTGGGCCGAAAGCAATAACAACGCCCAAAATATTGATACTCACCTATCAAACTTACGACGCAAGCTAAAACCGTTTTCAGAATATATTAAAACAATAAAATCTCGTGGAGTCCTACTTAGACTGTAG
- a CDS encoding UDP-N-acetylglucosamine--N-acetylmuramyl-(pentapeptide) pyrophosphoryl-undecaprenol N-acetylglucosamine transferase, producing the protein MQNELIDRNKKAVVFTGGGSGGHVVPALTLISEIRKSNIKVVYFGSYKGIESNLTRGKVDRYIGVSTGKLRRYIDFQNLTDIFRLIIGLFQSFIHLLLLRSRASTIVSMGGFVSVPTVMAGKVLGYKIIVHEQTSRVGLANKIASIFAYRVFVSFKDSLKYFPKDKVRYSGYPVREEFKTTQLNIRTFEGVELKNPALPILFVTGGGNGSKLLNDKIKENLDSLCEKFTVIHQVGSQSIDEFKSLRSKTYIPLAFLGDEMPDLMKASRYIISRSGAGTVAELIALGKPSLFIPLKIAQKNEQYHNAMEAHRVLGSIVIEEDEFKNCSIEEELKKIPSSSVPQDREHATQIILDEVLQSK; encoded by the coding sequence ATGCAAAATGAATTAATTGATAGAAATAAAAAGGCCGTTGTATTCACTGGTGGTGGAAGTGGGGGACATGTTGTTCCAGCACTAACTCTAATTAGTGAAATAAGAAAATCAAATATCAAAGTAGTGTATTTTGGATCTTATAAAGGGATTGAATCAAATCTGACAAGAGGTAAGGTTGATCGCTATATTGGAGTCTCTACTGGTAAGCTTAGAAGATATATAGATTTTCAAAATCTCACAGATATTTTTCGTTTAATAATAGGTCTATTTCAATCTTTTATTCATCTACTTCTACTACGTTCTCGTGCCAGTACTATTGTGTCGATGGGAGGCTTTGTTAGTGTTCCCACTGTCATGGCCGGAAAAGTTCTTGGTTATAAAATAATAGTCCATGAACAAACATCACGTGTTGGTCTTGCAAATAAGATCGCATCGATTTTTGCTTATCGCGTTTTTGTAAGCTTCAAAGATTCCTTAAAGTATTTCCCAAAAGATAAGGTTCGATATTCTGGTTATCCAGTAAGAGAAGAGTTTAAAACAACTCAGCTCAATATTCGTACTTTTGAAGGCGTTGAATTAAAAAATCCTGCTCTGCCAATCCTATTTGTTACTGGTGGAGGAAATGGCTCAAAATTACTTAATGATAAAATCAAAGAGAACTTAGACTCATTATGTGAAAAATTCACAGTCATTCATCAAGTTGGTAGTCAGTCTATCGATGAATTCAAGTCTCTTCGTAGTAAAACCTATATACCTTTGGCCTTCTTAGGTGATGAAATGCCAGATCTAATGAAAGCTTCTCGCTACATCATTTCGCGCTCTGGTGCTGGTACAGTTGCCGAGCTTATTGCTCTTGGAAAACCAAGTCTTTTTATTCCATTAAAAATTGCTCAAAAGAATGAACAATATCACAATGCCATGGAAGCACATCGCGTATTAGGCTCCATTGTTATTGAGGAAGATGAATTTAAGAATTGTTCAATCGAAGAAGAGCTCAAAAAGATTCCAAGCTCGAGTGTTCCACAGGACCGTGAACATGCAACTCAAATTATTCTAGATGAAGTCCTACAGTCTAAGTAG
- a CDS encoding BaiN/RdsA family NAD(P)/FAD-dependent oxidoreductase translates to MSKYDVIIIGAGAAGLFCGIHAAKRGRKVLILEGAKGPGKKILVSGGGRCNFTNLDITPNFYVSQNPHFCKSALSQYTNWDFISFISELNLTYNEKTLGQLFCDQKSRGILEGLLKSIPSNCELKVSSRVNEVSYEDYYKVSLTNGDSFQADSLVVATGGLSFPGLGATDIGYRIAKQFGHKMVETTPALVPFTLENVLKNLAGVAIESEVCVGNKKFLENILWTHKGLSGPSILKASLYWESKSKVKINFLPKSDIYQILKDKNKKTLLNALKEELPIRFVEEWLKLFKLPLNRKCAELSGDQKELLVKVFHHWEFIPSGTEGYRKAEVTRGGVDTNQVSSKTMESRLQKNLFFIGEVLDVTGLLGGYNFQWAWSSGYVAAKYV, encoded by the coding sequence ATGAGTAAATATGATGTCATAATTATTGGTGCGGGTGCTGCAGGTTTATTCTGTGGCATCCATGCTGCCAAAAGAGGGCGAAAGGTATTAATTCTTGAAGGTGCCAAAGGCCCTGGAAAGAAGATCTTAGTCTCTGGTGGTGGACGTTGTAATTTTACAAATCTTGATATCACACCAAATTTCTACGTTTCTCAAAATCCTCATTTTTGTAAATCTGCTTTAAGCCAGTATACGAATTGGGATTTTATTTCTTTTATCTCCGAATTGAATTTAACATATAATGAAAAAACACTTGGCCAATTATTTTGCGACCAAAAGTCACGAGGAATATTGGAAGGACTTTTGAAATCAATTCCTTCAAATTGTGAGTTAAAGGTTAGTAGTCGAGTGAATGAGGTATCTTATGAAGACTACTATAAAGTTAGTCTTACTAATGGAGATTCTTTCCAAGCAGATAGCCTAGTCGTTGCCACCGGAGGACTTTCATTTCCTGGATTAGGGGCCACTGATATTGGTTATCGTATCGCAAAGCAGTTTGGACACAAAATGGTTGAAACAACACCAGCTCTTGTTCCATTTACTTTAGAGAATGTCTTAAAGAACTTAGCAGGTGTTGCTATTGAATCTGAGGTATGTGTCGGTAATAAGAAATTCCTCGAAAATATCCTATGGACACATAAGGGACTAAGTGGGCCATCGATTTTAAAAGCCTCTCTCTATTGGGAGTCTAAGAGTAAAGTAAAGATTAACTTCTTACCTAAGTCTGATATTTACCAAATCCTAAAAGATAAAAATAAGAAGACACTTCTTAATGCTCTAAAAGAAGAGCTTCCAATTCGCTTTGTTGAAGAGTGGTTAAAATTATTTAAGCTACCTCTTAACCGAAAATGTGCCGAGCTATCGGGTGATCAAAAAGAGCTTTTAGTTAAAGTATTTCATCATTGGGAATTTATCCCTAGCGGTACAGAAGGTTATCGTAAGGCCGAAGTAACACGTGGTGGAGTTGATACAAATCAAGTAAGTTCAAAAACAATGGAGAGTCGACTTCAAAAAAATCTCTTCTTTATAGGTGAAGTTCTTGATGTAACAGGACTTCTTGGTGGATACAATTTCCAGTGGGCCTGGTCTTCTGGCTATGTAGCTGCAAAGTATGTATAA
- a CDS encoding DEAD/DEAH box helicase, which translates to MNFNEIPLKESLLRALEERGFETATDIQSQAIPLLIEKNTDFVGQAQTGTGKTAAFSLPLLHLLDTNSKSIQAIILSPTRELANQICDEIKKLSTHDNIKTMSVYGGTSIDNQIRNLKKIKPQIVVGTPGRVLDLIRRRVLKLSEVNYAVLDEADEMLDMGFLDDVKEILAQAENKKTWMFSATMPPAILDLIKNYLDNPEIVRVKKKTLSNDNITQKFYLVRDQYMREAVCRLLDAVEDYYGIIFTKTKIEASSLCDELNLRGYLADSLHGDMDQKHRDVTMKKFKNKKVKLLVCTDVAARGIDVDHLTHVFNFGLPQDLESYVHRIGRTGRAGQKGLALSVVSPSEIRKISALERLTKAKIERERIPSVDTLKGAMVRRKLNHFAEIFEELEESDDLDDSFATFAENFDHLEKEQVLRAMYKSLFADNLKRFEMNPTIDLEPKGRGERASGPRGEVRADARGNIRCFVNYGREDGAQIKSFLDAIAGELNIDQRRIRNVQLKDKFSFVDIPFETGKLLIDGQEQVFIGNKKLRFEATRERGGDRGGRGGRGGDRGGRGGNRGGRSGRSGSRGGNESWGNKRSSNGGSRGSSRQSRY; encoded by the coding sequence TTGAATTTTAACGAAATTCCACTTAAGGAATCGCTGCTTCGTGCACTCGAAGAGAGAGGGTTCGAAACTGCTACAGATATCCAGTCTCAAGCAATTCCACTACTAATCGAAAAGAACACTGACTTTGTTGGTCAGGCCCAAACTGGAACTGGTAAAACAGCGGCCTTTTCACTTCCGCTTCTACACTTATTAGATACTAATAGTAAGTCGATTCAAGCAATTATTCTTTCTCCAACGAGAGAGCTTGCAAATCAAATTTGTGATGAAATTAAAAAATTATCAACACATGACAATATTAAGACGATGTCTGTATATGGTGGGACATCAATTGATAATCAAATTAGAAACTTAAAAAAGATTAAGCCTCAGATCGTAGTTGGAACACCTGGGCGTGTTCTTGATCTTATTAGAAGACGTGTTCTAAAGCTTTCTGAAGTTAATTATGCTGTTCTTGATGAAGCAGATGAAATGCTAGATATGGGCTTCCTTGATGATGTTAAGGAAATTTTAGCACAAGCGGAAAATAAGAAAACGTGGATGTTCTCAGCAACAATGCCACCGGCAATTCTTGATCTTATTAAGAATTACCTGGATAACCCAGAAATAGTAAGAGTTAAGAAGAAGACTTTATCAAATGATAATATCACTCAGAAGTTCTATCTTGTTCGTGATCAATATATGCGTGAAGCAGTTTGTCGTCTTCTTGATGCTGTTGAAGACTACTACGGGATCATTTTCACTAAGACAAAAATTGAAGCAAGCTCTCTTTGTGATGAGCTAAACCTAAGAGGTTATCTTGCAGACTCTCTTCATGGTGACATGGATCAAAAGCATCGCGATGTGACGATGAAGAAGTTTAAAAATAAGAAAGTAAAACTTCTTGTTTGTACAGATGTTGCTGCTCGTGGAATTGATGTTGATCACTTAACTCACGTATTCAACTTTGGACTACCACAAGATCTTGAATCTTATGTTCACAGAATTGGTCGTACAGGTCGTGCTGGTCAGAAAGGTTTAGCACTTTCTGTTGTTTCACCAAGTGAAATAAGAAAGATTTCAGCACTTGAGAGACTAACAAAAGCAAAGATTGAAAGAGAGAGAATCCCTTCTGTTGATACTCTTAAAGGTGCGATGGTACGTCGTAAGCTTAATCACTTTGCTGAGATTTTTGAAGAATTAGAGGAAAGTGACGATCTTGATGATTCTTTTGCAACTTTTGCGGAGAACTTCGATCATCTTGAAAAAGAACAAGTTCTAAGAGCAATGTACAAGTCTCTATTTGCGGATAACTTAAAGCGCTTTGAAATGAACCCGACAATCGACCTTGAGCCAAAGGGCCGTGGCGAAAGAGCAAGTGGACCTCGTGGAGAAGTAAGAGCTGATGCTCGTGGTAATATTCGTTGTTTCGTAAATTACGGACGTGAAGACGGTGCTCAGATTAAGTCTTTCTTAGATGCAATCGCAGGTGAGCTAAATATTGATCAAAGAAGAATCCGTAATGTTCAACTTAAGGATAAATTCTCTTTTGTTGATATTCCTTTTGAAACAGGTAAGCTTCTAATTGATGGACAAGAGCAGGTTTTCATTGGAAATAAAAAGCTAAGATTTGAAGCTACTCGTGAGCGTGGTGGAGATCGTGGTGGACGCGGTGGTCGCGGCGGAGATCGTGGCGGACGCGGTGGAAATCGTGGTGGTCGTAGCGGTCGCAGTGGAAGTCGTGGCGGAAATGAAAGCTGGGGCAACAAACGCTCTTCAAACGGTGGAAGTAGAGGAAGTTCTCGTCAAAGCCGTTATTAA
- a CDS encoding response regulator — MSYEDKKIFVIDDLNTLRETIVSHLREEGFGRIYQAIDGQDALKKLEELYGRDEKIDLIFSDINMPNMNGIELLKELKSDERFVDIPVVMLSSENEKEIVMEAVMSGASNYILKPFTKMTLRSKLGEIDKLLA; from the coding sequence ATGAGTTACGAAGATAAGAAAATTTTTGTTATTGATGATTTAAATACTTTAAGAGAGACAATTGTTTCCCACTTACGAGAGGAAGGGTTTGGTCGAATCTATCAGGCCATTGATGGCCAAGATGCTCTAAAGAAATTAGAGGAACTTTATGGACGTGATGAGAAAATTGATCTCATCTTCTCAGATATCAATATGCCAAATATGAATGGGATTGAGTTATTAAAAGAGTTGAAAAGCGATGAGCGCTTTGTCGATATCCCCGTTGTTATGCTCAGCTCTGAAAATGAGAAAGAAATCGTTATGGAAGCAGTTATGAGTGGAGCATCTAATTACATCCTTAAGCCTTTCACAAAAATGACATTAAGAAGTAAACTTGGAGAAATTGATAAGCTTCTAGCTTAA